A single window of Emys orbicularis isolate rEmyOrb1 chromosome 18, rEmyOrb1.hap1, whole genome shotgun sequence DNA harbors:
- the LOC135891197 gene encoding ectonucleoside triphosphate diphosphohydrolase 8-like, with translation MLGQDVRCLLAVAAASGIATLILILVQVKDVYLPARTKYGMVFDAGSSHTALYIYKWPADKENGTGIVSQAEACTVQGPGISSYADNPTRAGASLRACLDKAMTIIPAEQQRETPTYLGATAGMRLLREQNSTKADLVFAEVSKTIRQYPVDFRGARILTGNEEGSFGWITINYLLETLVKFSFTGTWIHPEAAAVVGALDLGGASTQITFHPGRAIEDNNTEVLFWLYGTNYSLYTHSYLCYGENQALKKLIASLREENLTSQQISHPCYPRGYEENITAAALYDSPCVPAPAAHDPSQILTVRGTGAPAECRNAIQKLFNFTACGANRTCGFNGVYQPPEHGHFFAFSGFYSVFHFLNLTSGHPLSDVSATIEHFCAKDWKEVQMVDPGMNKTRLQDYCAASTYILTLLLQGYKFDNQTWSNIHFHWQVAAVDVGWSLGYMLNLTNTIPLEAPNRVKGQWPDLWAAAVVTTCLMLAMILWTGLALCYQWPLATYETML, from the exons ATGTTAGGGCAGGATGTCAGGTGCCTTCTTGCGGTGGCTGCAGCTTCAGGAATAGCTACCCTCATCCTCATCCTTGTTCAAGTGAAGGACGTTTATCTGCCTGCAAGAACCAAG TATGGGATGGTGTTTGATGCCGGCTCCTCGCACACGGCTCTCTACATCTACAAGTGGCCAGCGGATAAAGAAAACGGCACCGGCATTGTCAGCCAGGCTGAGGCCTGCACCGTGCAAG GACCTGGGATCTCCAGTTACGCTGACAACCCCACTAGGGCCGGAGCCAGCCTGAGGGCCTGTCTGGACAAGGCCATGACGATCATCCCTGCGGAGCAACAGAGAGAAACGCCCACCTACCTCGGCGCTACTGCGGGCATGCGGCTGCTGAG GGAGCAGAACAGCACAAAAGCCGACCTGGTCTTTGCAGAGGTCTCCAAGACCATCCGGCAGTACCCTGTAGATTTCCGTGGTGCTCGGATCCTCACTGGGAATGAGGAAGGATCCTTTGGCTGGATCACAATCAACTACCTGCTGGAGACGCTCGTCAAG TTCTCTTTCACAGGGACGTGGATACACCCTGAGGCAGCTGCAGTTGTGGGAGCACTGGACCTTGGAGGAGCCTCGACCCAGATAACCTTTCACCCTGGTCGGGCCATTGAGGACAACAACACCGAAGTCCTCTTCTGGCTGTATGGGACCAACTACTCGCTTTATACCCACAGCTACCTTTGCTACGGAGAAAACCAAGCCTTGAAGAAGCTGATTGCATCCCTCAGAGAG GAGAACCTCACCTCTCAGCAGATCTCCCACCCGTGCTACCCTAGGGGATATGAGGAGAACATCACTGCCGCTGCCCTGTATGACAGTCCCTGCGTCCCGGCACCAGCTGCACACGACCCCAGCCAGATCCTCACGGTGCGGGGGACAGGAGCCCCAGCGGAGTGCAGGAATGCCATCCAGAAACTCTTCAACTTCACAGCCTGTGGGGCCAACAGGACGTGCGGGTTCAACGGGGTCTACCAGCCACCGGAGCATGGGCATTTCTTC gCCTTTTCCGGATTTTATTCAGTCTTCCACTTTCTGAACCTGACCAGCGGGCATCCCTTGAGTGACGTCAGTGCCACCATCGAACACTTCTGTGCTAAGGACTGGAAGGAG GTGCAAATGGTGGATCCTGGCATGAACAAGACCCGCCTGCAGGATTACTGCGCTGCCAGCACCTACATTCTCACCCTCCTGCTGCAAGGCTACAAGTTTGACAACCAGACATGGAGCAACATCCATTTCCACTGGCAG GTGGCTGCTGTGGatgtgggctggagcctgggctacATGCTGAACCTCACCAACACGATCCCCTTGGAGGCTCCCAACCGAGTGAAGGGGCAGTGGCCTGACCTGTGGGCAGCGGCCGTGGTCACCACCTGCCTCATGCTGGCCATGATCCTGTGGACAGGCCTGGCTCTGTGCTATCAGTGGCCCCTTGCCACCTATGAGACTATGCTCTAG